One Setaria viridis chromosome 5, Setaria_viridis_v4.0, whole genome shotgun sequence genomic region harbors:
- the LOC117856824 gene encoding probable methyltransferase PMT24, whose product MAFGRGAKMDGRRPSSSSSSFCTTTTVVVFVALCLVGAWMMTSSTVFPLEISSNKKSVVKQQPAPVNFGASEDAASGNAGESSGKFEDTDNNDTTVPEESNNKEAPEEEKFTENMAEKPEEKEQEPPKEREENKDMFDDANGKSEGRSDDVKNDNDDGDKSEEKKDDEITNESGGEKPDGERKDDQEEKSEGDPTQEEQPQIEEKVEESGEKKEQSSNSNEVFPDGAESELLKESNTQNGSFPTQAAESKNEKEVRASSKSSGDESSYSWKLCNSSASTDYIPCLDNEKAIKKLRSTKHYEHRERHCPEEPPTCLVPLPEGYKRPIEWPKSRDKVWYSNVPHTRLAEYKGHQNWVKVSGDYLLFPGGGTQFKNGALHYIDTIQQALPNIAWGKRSRVILDVGCGVASFGGYMFDRDVLTMSFAPKDEHEAQVQFALERGIPAISAVMGTKRLPYPSRVFDVIHCARCRVPWHIEGGMLLLELNRLLRPGGYFVWSATPVYQKLPEDVEIWNAMSALTKSMCWKMVNKTKDKLNQVGMAIYQKPMDNNCYEKRSENNPPLCKDSDDADAAWNVPLEACMHKLPAGPTVRGAKWPESWPQRLEKTPFWLNGSQVGVYGKPANEDFEADNAHWKRVVSKSYVNGMGIDWSKVRNVMDMRAVYGGFAAALRDQKVWVMNIVPIDSPDTLPIIYERGLFGMYHDWCESFSTYPRTYDLLHADHLFSKLKKRCKLMAVFAEVDRVLRPQGKLIVRDTADTINELESMAKSLKWEVRMTYTKGNEGLLCVEKSMWRPKELEAST is encoded by the exons ATGGCATTTGGCCGGGGTGCAAAGATGGAcggccgccggccgtcctcgtcgtcctcatcgtTCTGCACGACCACCACGGTCGTCGTCTTTGTGGCGCTCTGCCTGGTCGGCGCGTGGATGATGACGTCGTCCACCGTCTTCCCGCTGGAGATTTCGTCGAATAAGAAGTCTGTGGTGAAGCAACAGCCAGCGCCTGTTAACTTCGGTGCGTCCGAGGATGCAGCATCTGGCAATGCTGGTGAAAGTTCTGGGAAATTTGAAGATACCGACAACAACGACACCACTGTCCCAGAAGAGTCGAATAACAAGGAAGCTCCTGAGGAAGAGAAGTTCACCGAGAACATGGCGGAGAAGCCTGAAGAGAAGGAGCAGGAACCaccaaaagagagagaggagaacaAGGATATGTTTGACGATGCAAATGGAAAATCAGAAGGGCGGTCAGATGATGTGAAGAATGACAATGATGATGGAGATAAGAGCGAGGAAAAGAAAGATGATGAAATCACAAATGAGAGTGGTGGTGAGAAACCTGACGGTGAGAGGAAGGATGATCAAGAAGAAAAGTCTGAAGGCGATCCCACTCAGGAGGAGCAACCTCAAATAGAAGAGAAGGTGGAAGAAAGTGGAGAGAAGAAGGAACAGAGCTCAAACTCTAATGAGGTATTTCCTGATGGGGCTGAATCAGAGCTTCTAAAGGAGTCAAATACCCAGAATGGTTCATTCCCCACACAGGCTGCAGAGTCAAAGAATGAGAAGGAAGTTCGAGCATCATCAAAATCATCAGGTGATGAGTCCAGCTATAGCTGGAAACTATGCAATAGCAGTGCCTCGACAGATTATATTCCTTGCCTTGACAATGAGAAGGCTATCAAGAAGCTACGAAGTACCAAACATTATGAACATCGTGAGAGACATTGCCCTGAGGAGCCCCCGACCTGCCTTGTTCCACTCCCAGAAGGATATAAACGCCCAATTGAATGGCCAAAGAGCAGGGACAAG GTATGGTACAGCAATGTTCCACACACCAGGCTTGCGGAGTACAAGGGTCACCAAAACTGGGTTAAAGTCTCTGGTGACTACCTCCTGTTTCCTGGGGGAGGGACTCAGTTCAAGAATGGTGCACTTCACTACATTGATACTATTCAGCAG GCGCTGCCTAATATTGCATGGGGCAAACGAAGCCGTGTCATTCTAGATGTTGGTTGTGGTGTTGCCAGTTTTGGAGGTTACATGTTTGACAGAGATGTGCTTACCATGTCTTTTGCTCCAAAAGATGAGCATGAAGCTCAAGTACAATTTGCACTAGAAAGGGGAATTCCAGCAATATCAGCTGTGATGGGCACAAAGAGACTTCCATACCCCAGCAGGGTCTTTGATGTCATTCATTGTGCTCGCTGCAGGGTCCCTTGGCACATTGAAG GTGGCATGCTTTTGCTAGAACTTAACCGCCTTCTACGCCCTGGTGGTTACTTCGTCTGGTCTGCCACTCCTGTTTACCAGAAACTCCCAGAGGATGTCGAGATTTGGAATG CCATGTCGGCTCTGACAAAGTCCATGTGCTGGAAGATGGTCAACAAGACTAAGGATAAGTTAAACCAGGTTGGTATGGCAATATATCAGAAACCAATGGATAACAATTGCTATGAGAAAAGATCAGAAAACAACCCGCCATTATGCAAGGATTCTGATGATGCAGATGCTGCTTG GAATGTACCTTTggaagcatgcatgcacaagTTGCCCGCTGGCCCGACTGTTCGAGGAGCAAAATGGCCAGAGTCATGGCCACAAAGGCTTGAGAAGACCCCTTTCTGGCTTAATGGTTCCCAGGTTGGAGTCTATGGAAAACCTGCAAATGAAGACTTTGAGGCAGACAATGCTCACTGGAAACGGGTTGTAAGTAAATCATATGTGAATGGCATGGGAATTGACTGGTCCAAAGTGAGAAATGTCATGGACATGAGAGCAGTGTATGGAGG TTTTGCTGCAGCTCTGAGGGACCAAAAGGTCTGGGTTATGAATATCGTGCCAATTGATTCGCCAGACACGCTGCCCATCATTTATGAGCGCGGTTTGTTTGGTATGTATCATGACTGGTGTGAGTCTTTCAGCACTTACCCAAGAACATATGACCTTCTGCACGCAGACCATCTGTTCTCGAAGCTCAAAAAGAG